The Cloeon dipterum chromosome 3, ieCloDipt1.1, whole genome shotgun sequence genome includes a region encoding these proteins:
- the LOC135939016 gene encoding ubiquitin-protein ligase E3C, with protein sequence MFNGDFRRKPEQNLGGYGRSRQRDALLERVQAERAKREEQRKKLAAAIELQSFVRGCLVRERSRRAQRLEFDELVKKRPDDLDKLVRQLLFFYKHAEDSQRFTWLCKELLKHQPSILSLCESSNEWKWRLRRLLRVALVQMTEKECNITIPLRLLEVFINKLSGQHTFLYLTKRGYFKQLRHLFECRVPPMMEGSPIAPISLCLLDLLKAPIFLQERDRQYSDCILSHLAKEFLVAPLTDPMRLFILPKLAPGFPLYEFSRVLQSLPSSLTLLYSLLKLEDVHSQPSSSEDVLSHLVALGHLTDQLQPVSEDDDEEPKKSSWLANECLALLNEDWRVNRLLASMEVEDSSGELQKSICTLCHHLLLAHKQAVNNYRILYTLAFRPAFLRNVWLTLTNTYRASDYQSQALLLRVLARGLELSSAEICALVPPLAVFCSLFSLLLLTLHDSEFWGESQGGNSMPFTVPELIPLSTEMKGVCLGLIRLAFPESRMQVRAEYLNVVRPNHQSKSTNTSIWRHLFNVSVDLLRALHARDTRRSFCPDDHWIAAGVIVPGLGLSKLNMRHSYKPFKRLLTFDPLNLDQGPPLSTSEIRQMAILQEMPFVVAFQQRVLLFQTLVLQEKDEHQATAAFLSGPQIQIVVRRNYLYEDAFEKLSPENEPEIRSKMRVQLVNTAGLDEAGVDGGGVFREFLSELLKTAFDPNRGFFRMTADNQLYPNPSVHMLIDNFQQHYFFIGRMLGKALFENLLVELPMAEFFLSKLVGGTKSDVSVHQLASLDPVMYKNLIYLKGYDNEEDVTDLNLDFTVVNNELGESKVEELKPGGSTIGVTLANRIEYIHLIADYKLNKQIRAQCNAFKQGLADVIPLEWLQMFDYKEFQVLISGAQIPVNINDLRAHTQYTGGYSQDHPTIGSFWRAVETFNDLQRRQLLKFVTSCSRPPLLGFKELYPPFCIQMAGTEERLPSASTCMNLLKLPQFKDEDTLKAKLLYAIQAGAGFELS encoded by the exons ATGTTCAACGGTGACTTCCGAAGAAAGCCTGAACAAAACTTGGGTGGATATGGCCGTAGCAGGCAACGGGACGCACTTTTGGAAAGGGTGCAGGCCGAGAGGGCTAAGAGAGAG GAGCAGAGGAAAAAGCTGGCCGCCGCCATTGAACTGCAGAGCTTTGTTAGGGGATGCCTAGTTAGGGAAAGGAGTCGAAGAGCACAGAGGCTGGAGTTTGACGAGCTGGTCAAAAAGAGGCCGGACGATCTAGACAAGTTGGTCAGACAGTTGTTGTTCTTTTACAAACACGCTGAAGATTCTCAGAGATTT acGTGGTTGTGCAAGGAATTGCTGAAGCATCAGCCTAGCATACTGTCGTTGTGCGAATCTTCGAATGAATGGAAGTGGCGGTTGCGAAGGTTGCTCAGGGTAGCCCTGGTACAGATGACGGAGAAAGAGTGCAATATCACCATTCCTCTAAGGCTACTAGAGGTCTTCATCAACAAACTCTCAGGCCAGCACACCTTCTTGTACTTGACCAAAAGAG GATATTTCAAGCAATTGAGGCATTTGTTTGAATGCCGGGTACCACCAATGATGGAAGGCAGTCCGATTGCGCCCATCTCTCTCTGCCTCCTCGACCTCTTAAAAGCGCCGATTTTCCTCCAGGAGAGAGATCGTCAATATAG CGACTGCATTTTATCGCACTTGGCCAAGGAGTTCCTGGTCGCACCCTTGACAGATCCGATGCGACTGTTCATCCTTCCGAAATTGGCCCCTGGCTTTCCGCTCTACGAGTTTTCCAGAGTGCTGCAAAGCTTGCCGTCTTCTCTCACGCTTTTGTATTCTCTGTTGAAACTGGAAGATGTGCATTCTCAGCCTTCCAGCAGCGAAGACGTACTCAGCCACTTGGTCGCACTTGGGCACCTGACGGATCAACTCCAACCTGTGTCTGAAGATGACGACGAAGAACCCAAAAAATCTTCCTGG CTGGCCAACGAGTGCCTGGCGTTGTTAAATGAAGACTGGAGAGTGAACCGACTGTTAGCGTCGATGGAAGTGGAAGATTCCAGCGGCGAGCTGCAAAAGTCAATTTGCACTCTTTGCCACCACCTTCTTCTGGCTCACAAACAAGCAGTAAATAATTATAG GATTCTATACACCCTGGCGTTCAGACCGGCGTTCCTCCGTAATGTGTGGTTGACTTTGACCAATACGTACAGGGCGTCGGACTACCAAAGTCAAGCCCTCCTGCTGCGAGTTCTGGCCAGGGGGCTGGAGCTATCCAGCGCAGAAATCTGCGCTCTTGTGCCACCTCTTGCTGTGTTTTGTTCGCTCTTCTCCCTTTTACTCCTCACGCTGCATGATTCAGAATTCTGGGGCGAAAGTCAAG GCGGCAATTCGATGCCATTCACTGTGCCAGAACTGATCCCGTTAAGCACAGAGATGAAGGGCGTGTGCCTCGGCCTGATCAGACTCGCTTTTCCCGAGTCGAGAATGCAGGTCCGCGCCGAGTACTTAAATGTGGTGCGGCCAAATCATCAGAGCAAATCAACCAACACCAGCATCTGGCGGCATTTGTTCAACGTGTCGGTCGACCTGCTGCGGGCCCTTCACGCTAGGGACACGAGAAGAAGCTTCTGTCCTGATGACCACTGGATCGCGGCAGGAGTCATCGTGCCCGGCCTTGGCCTCAGCAAACTCAACATGAGACATAGCTACAAACCCTTCAAGCGATTGCTCACTTTTGACCCGTTGAATTTGG ATCAAGGCCCACCTTTGTCGACCAGTGAAATCAGACAGATGGCCATTCTGCAAGAGATGCCTTTTGTGGTTGCTTTCCAACAGCGAGTGCTCCTTTTCCAGACGCTAGTTCTGCAGGAGAAGGATGAGCACCAGGCCACGGCCGCCTTCCTCAGCGGCCCTCAAATACAGATCGTAGTGCGCAGAAATTACCTGTATGAAGACGCGTTTGAGAAACTTTCTCCAGAAAAcg AGCCTGAAATCCGGAGCAAAATGAGGGTGCAGTTGGTGAACACAGCTGGACTCGACGAAGCAGGCGTCGACGGTGGTGGTGTTTTTCGTGAATTCCTCTCGGAGCTTTTGAAAACGGCGTTTGATCCAAATAG AGGTTTCTTCCGCATGACGGCCGACAACCAGCTTTACCCGAATCCAAGTGTTCACATGCTGATTGACAACTTCCAGCAGCACTACTTTTTTATTGGTCGAATGCTTGGCAAG GCGCTCTTTGAGAACCTCCTGGTTGAGCTGCCCATGGCTGAGTTCTTCCTCTCAAAGCTGGTTGGTGGCACCAAGTCGGACGTTAGCGTGCATCAGCTCGCGTCGCTCGATCCTGTAATGTACAAGAACCTGATTTACCTCAAGGGGTATGACAACGAAGAGGACGTGACTGACCTCAACCTGGACTTCACTGTCGTCAACAACGAGCTTGGCGAGTCCAAAGTGGAGGAGCTAAAGCCAGGGGGTTCTACTATTGGGGTCACTCTTGCAAACAGGATTGAGTACATCCACCTCATCGCCGACTACAAGCTAAACAAGCAGATCAGGGCACAATGCAATGCCTTCAAGCAG GGGTTAGCTGATGTGATCCCACTTGAGTGGCTGCAAATGTTCGACTACAAAGAGTTCCAAGTGCTCATCTCAGGTGCGCAGATTCCCGTTAACATAAACGATTTGCGAGCTCACACCCAGTACACAG GTGGCTACTCGCAAGACCATCCGACTATTGGCTCATTTTGGCGGGCGGTCGAAACGTTCAACGACCTTCAAAGGCGTCAGTTGCTGAAATTCGTGACCAGCTGCTCACGGCCTCCGCTTCTGGGGTTCAAG GAGTTATATCCTCCGTTCTGCATTCAAATGGCTGGTACGGAGGAGCGCCTGCCGTCAGCCAGCACGTGCATGAATCTATTGAAGTTGCCGCAATTCAAGGATGAAGACACGCTCAAGGCGAAGCTACTCTATGCAATCCAGGCTGGAGCTGGCTTCGAACTGAGCTAA